One region of Corvus moneduloides isolate bCorMon1 chromosome 15, bCorMon1.pri, whole genome shotgun sequence genomic DNA includes:
- the SPRY4 gene encoding protein sprouty homolog 4 — MEPRIPHNITVVPNSVMVQPLLDSRIPYGRLQHPLTILPIDQMKTTHIENDYTDNPSASQPPAQKRPRAPHELGLSSQQHPQRCEQDVTHPWISFSGRPSSISSSSSTSSDQRLLDHMAPVPVAEQSSPRAVRIQPKVINCKPLDLKGTVSQELDKHFLLCEACGKCKCKECALPRTLPSCWVCNQECLCSAQNLVNYSTCMCLVKGVFYHCTNEDDEGTCADHPCSCSHSNCCARWSFMSALSLVLPCLLCYLPATGCVKLSQRCYDQVSRPGCRCKNTNSVICKALPESKGAEKPF; from the coding sequence ATGGAGCCCCGGATTCCCCACAACATCACCGTTGTCCCCAACTCTGTGATGGTGCAGCCCTTGCTGGACAGTCGGATCCCCTACGGGCGGCTGCAGCACCCGCTCACCATCCTGCCCATCGACCAGATGAAGACCACCCACATCGAGAACGACTACACCGACAACCCCAGCGCCTCCCAGCCACCAGCCCAGAAGCGTCCCCGAGCCCCCCACGAACTGGGCttgagcagccagcagcacccacagcgCTGCGAGCAGGATGTCACCCACCCCTGGATCTCCTTCAGCGGGCGCCCCAgctccatcagcagcagcagcagcacatcctcAGACCAAAGGCTCCTGGACCACATGGCCCCGGTGCCCGTGGCAGAGCAATCCTCCCCCCGCGCCGTTCGCATCCAGCCCAAGGTGATCAACTGCAAGCCCCTGGACCTGAAGGGCACCGTGTCTCAGGAGCTGGACAAGCACTTCCTGCTGTGCGAGGCCTGTGGGAAATGCAAGTGCAAGGAGTGTGCCCTGCCCCGGACTCTGCCGTCGTGCTGGGTGTGCAACCAGGAGTGTCTCTGCTCGGCGCAGAACCTGGTCAACTACTCCACCTGCATGTGCCTGGTCAAGGGCGTCTTCTACCACTGCACCAACGAGGACGACGAGGGCACGTGTGCCGAccacccctgctcctgctcccactccaACTGCTGCGCCCGCTGGTCCTTCATGAGCGCCCTGTCTctggtgctgccctgcctgctctgctaCCTGCCAGCCACCGGCTGCGTCAAGCTGTCCCAGAGATGCTACGACCAAGTGAGCCGGCCCGGATGCAGATGCAAAAACACAAACAGTGTCATTTGCAAGGCATTGCCTGAGAGCAAAGGGGCAGAAAAGCCCTTCTAA